The proteins below are encoded in one region of Meriones unguiculatus strain TT.TT164.6M chromosome 18, Bangor_MerUng_6.1, whole genome shotgun sequence:
- the Itga7 gene encoding integrin alpha-7 isoform X2, which produces MAKILSCDSLRPPGIFYLISSLFAGLLLPRAVAFNLDVMGALRKEGQAGSLFGFSVALHRQLQPRPQSWLLVGAPQALALPGQQANRTGGLFACPLSLEETDCYRVDIDREANVQKESKENQWLGVSVRSQGPGGKIVTCAHRYESRQRVDQILETRDVIGRCFVLSQDLTIRDELDGGEWKFCEGRPQGHEQFGFCQQGTAATFSPDSHYLIFGAPGTYNWKGTARVELCAQGSSDLAHLDDGPYEAGGEKEQDPRLIPVPANSYLGFSIDSGKGLMRSEELSFVAGAPRANHKGAVVILRKDSASRLIPEVVLSGERLTSGFGYSLAVADLNNDGWPDLIVGAPYFFERQEELGGAVYVYMNQGGRWADVTPLRLCGSPDSMFGVSLAVLGDLNQDGFPDLAVGAPFDRDGKVFIYHGSSLGVVVKPSQVLEGEAVGIKSFGYSLSGGLDVDGNHYPDLLVGSLADAAALFRARPVLHVSQELSITPRAIDLEQPNCAGGRLVCVDVQICFSYVAVPSSYSPAVALHYMLDGDTDRRLRGQLPRVTFLRRGPDDLKHQSSGTVWLKQQHDRVCGDTVLQLQENVKDKLRAIVVTLSYGLQPPRLRRQAPGQGLPTVAPILNAHQPSTQRTEIHFLKQGCGDDKICQSNLQLVQARFCSRISDTEFQPLPMDADGTTALFALSGQPFIGLELTVTNLPSDPARPQADGDDAHEAQLLVTLPASLRYSGVRTLDSAEKPLCLSNENASHVECELGNPLKRGAQVTFYLIFSTSGITIETTELEVELLLATISEQELRPVSIRAHVFIELPLSVSGAASPQQLFFSGEVKGESAMRSERDVGSKVKYEVTVSNQGQSLNTLGSAFLNIMWPHEIANGKWLLYPMRVELEGGQGPGKKGICSPRPNILHLDVDSRDRRRRELGQPEPQEPPEKLEPSTSWWPVSSAEKKRNITLDCAQGTAKCVVFSCPLHSFDRAAVLHVWGRLWNSTFLEEYMAVKSVEVIVRANVTVKSSIKNLLLRDASTLIPVMVYLDPMAVVAEGVPWWVILLAVLAGLLVLALLVLLLWKLGFFKRAKHPEAVVPQYHAVKIPREDRQQFKEEKTGTIQRSNWGTSQWEGSDAHPILAADWHPELGPDGQPMPLSA; this is translated from the exons ATGGCCAAGATTCTGAGCTGCGATTCCCTCCGGCCCCCTGGGATTTTCTACCTTATTAGTTCCTTGTTTGCTGGACTACTCTTACCACGGGCTGTCGCCTTCAATCTGGATGTGATGGGCGCCCTACGGAAGGAGGGGCAAGCTGGCAGTCTCTTCGGCTTCTCGGTGGCCCTGCACAGACAATTACAGCCCCGACCCCAGAGCTG GCTGCTGGTGGGTGCTCCCCAGGCCCTGGCTCTCCCTGGGCAGCAGGCAAATCGCACCGGAGGCCTCTTTGCTTGTCCCCTGAGCCTAGAGGAGACAGACTGCTACAGAGTGGACATCGAcagagaag CTAATGTGCAGAAGGAAAGCAAGGAGAACCAGTGGTTGGGAGTCAGTGTCCGGAGCCAGGGACCTGGGGGCAAGATTGTC ACTTGTGCGCACCGTTATGAGTCTCGACAGAGAGTGGATCAGATCTTGGAGACTCGGGATGTGATTGGTCGCTGCTTTGTGCTAAGTCAGGACCTGACCATCCGAGACGAGTTGGATGGTGGCGAGTGGAAGTTCTGCGAGGGGCGCCCACAGGGCCACGAACAGTTTGGGTTCTGCCAGCAGGGCACAGCTGCCACCTTCTCCCCTGACAGCCACTACCTCATTTTTGGGGCTCCAGGAACCTATAACTGGAAAG GCACAGCCAGGGTGGAGCTCTGTGCACAGGGCTCGTCGGACCTGGCACACCTGGACGATGGACCTTACGAGGCGGGGGGCGAGAAGGAGCAAGACCCCCGCCTCATCCCGGTCCCTGCCAACAGCTACCTTG GGTTCTCCATCGACTCTGGGAAGGGTCTCATGCGTTCGGAGGAGCTGAGCTTTGTGGCGGGAGCCCCCCGTGCCAACCACAAAGGGGCGGTGGTCATTCTCCGCAAGGACAGCGCCAGCCGCCTGATACCTGAGGTGGTGCTGTCTGGGGAGCGCCTGACCTCTGGCTTTGGCTACTCACTGGCGGTGGCTGATCTCAACAATGACGG CTGGCCAGATCTGATTGTGGGCGCCCCCTACTTCTTTGAACGCCAAGAAGAGCTGGGAGGCGCCGTGTACGTGTACATGAACCAGGGTGGTCGCTGGGCAGATGTCACTCCTCTCCGGCTCTGCGGCTCCCCTGACTCCATGTTTGGGGTCAGCCTGGCCGTCTTGGGGGACCTCAACCAAGATGGCTTCCCAG ATCTTGCCGTGGGAGCGCCGTTCGACAGAGACGGGAAAGTCTTTATCTACCATGGGAGCAGCCTGGGGGTGGTCGTCAAGCCTTCACAG GTGCTGGAGGGCGAAGCCGTGGGCATCAAGAGCTTCGGCTACTCCCTGTCCGGTGGCCTGGATGTGGACGGAAATCACTACCCAGACCTGCTGGTGGGCTCCCTGGCTGACGCGGCTGCGCTGTTCAG GGCCAGGCCGGTTCTCCATGTCTCCCAAGAGCTCTCCATTACGCCGAGAGCCATCGACCTAGAGCAGCCCAACTGCGCGGGTGGACGCTTGGTCTG CGTGGATGTGCAGATCTGCTTCAGCTATGTTGCGGTGCCCAGCAGCTACAGCCCTGCCGTGG CCCTGCACTACATGTTAGACGGGGACACAGACCGGAGGCTCCGGGGCCAGCTCCCACGCGTGACTTTCCTGAGACGAGGCCCGGACGACCTCAAGCACCAGTCCTCAGGCACTGTGTGGCTGAAGCAGCAGCATGACCGCGTCTGCGGAGACACCGTGCTGCAGCTGCAG GAGAATGTCAAAGACAAGCTGCGGGCCATTGTGGTCACCCTGTCATATGGTCTCCAGCCCCCTCGGTTACGCAGACAAGCTCCTGGCCAGGGGCTCCCCACTGTGGCTCCCATCCTGAATGCACACCAACCTAGCACCCAGAGGACCGAG ATCCACTTCCTGAAGCAAGGCTGTGGTGATGATAAGATCTGTCAGAGCAACCTACAGCTCGTGCAGGCCAGATTCTGTTCCCGGATCAGTGACACGGAGTTCCAGCCTCTGCCCAT GGATGCGGACGGAACAACGGCCCTGTTTGCACTGAGCGGGCAGCCGTTCATAGGCCTGGAGCTGACGGTCACCAACCTGCCCTCGGACCCAGCCCGGCCTCAGGCAGACGGGGATGATGCTCATGAAGCCCAGCTCTTGGTCACCCTGCCAGCCTCACTGCGCTACTCAGGAGTCCGCACCCTGGACTCTGCG GAGAAGCCACTGTGCCTGTCCAATGAGAATGCCTCTCACGTTGAGTGTGAGCTGGGGAACCCTCTGAAGAGAGGTGCTCAg GTCACTTTCTACCTCATCTTCAGCACCTCGGGGATCACTATTGAGACCACAGAGCTGGAGGTGGAGCTGTTGTTGGCCAC GATCAGTGAGCAGGAGCTGCGTCCAGTGTCTATTCGAGCGCACGTCTTCATTGAGCTGCCGCTGTCTGTTTCAGG GGCTGCCTCTCCCCAGCAACTTTTCTTCTCCGGGGAGGTGAAGGGGGAGAGCGCCATGCGGTCTGAGAGGGATGTGGGCAGCAAGGTCAAGTACGAGGTCACG GTCTCCAATCAAGGCCAGTCACTCAACACTTTGGGCTCTGCCTTCCTCAACATCATGTGGCCCCATGAGATTGCCAACGGGAAGTGGCTGCTGTACCCCATGCGGGTGGAGCTGGAGGGTGGACAGGGGCCTGGGAAGAAAGGGATCTGCTCCCCAAGACCCAACATCCTCCACCTG GATGTGGACAGTAGGGACAGGAGGCGGCGAGAGCTGGGGCAGCCAGAGCCTCAGGAGCCTCCAGAGAAGCTGGAGCCTAGCACATCCTGGTGGCCAGTGTCCTCTGCCGAGAAGAAGAGAAACATCACTTTG GACTGCGCCCAGGGCACGGCCAAGTGTGTGGTTTTCAGCTGCCCGCTCCACAGCTTTGATCGCGCGGCTGTGCTGCACGTCTGGGGCCGTCTCTGGAACAGCACCTTTTTGGAG GAGTACATGGCTGTGAAATCCGTGGAAGTGATCGTCCGAGCCAACGTCACCGTGAAGTCCTCCATCAAGAACCTGTTGCTCAGAGATGCGTCCACGCTG ATCCCAGTGATGGTCTACTTGGACCCCATGGCTGTGGTTGCAGAAGGAGTCCCATGGTGGGTCATCCTCCTGGCAGTGCTGGCGGGGCTGTTGGTCCTGGCCCTGCTGGTCCTGCTGCTCTGGAAG CTGGGATTCTTCAAGCGGGCGAAGCACCCCGAGGCCGTCGTGCCCCAGTACCATGCCGTGAAGATCCCTCGGGAAGACCGGCAGCAGTtcaaggaggagaagacaggcaCCATTCAGAGGAGCAACTGGGGCACCTCTCAGTGGGAGGGCTCTGATGCACACCCCATCTTGGCTGCCGACTGGCACCCTGAGCTGGGTCCTGATGGACAGCCTATGCCACTCTCTGCCTAA
- the Itga7 gene encoding integrin alpha-7 isoform X5, giving the protein MAKILSCDSLRPPGIFYLISSLFAGLLLPRAVAFNLDVMGALRKEGQAGSLFGFSVALHRQLQPRPQSWLLVGAPQALALPGQQANRTGGLFACPLSLEETDCYRVDIDREANVQKESKENQWLGVSVRSQGPGGKIVTCAHRYESRQRVDQILETRDVIGRCFVLSQDLTIRDELDGGEWKFCEGRPQGHEQFGFCQQGTAATFSPDSHYLIFGAPGTYNWKGLLFVTNIDSSDPDQLVYKTLDPADRLTGPAGDLTLNSYLGFSIDSGKGLMRSEELSFVAGAPRANHKGAVVILRKDSASRLIPEVVLSGERLTSGFGYSLAVADLNNDGWPDLIVGAPYFFERQEELGGAVYVYMNQGGRWADVTPLRLCGSPDSMFGVSLAVLGDLNQDGFPDLAVGAPFDRDGKVFIYHGSSLGVVVKPSQVLEGEAVGIKSFGYSLSGGLDVDGNHYPDLLVGSLADAAALFRARPVLHVSQELSITPRAIDLEQPNCAGGRLVCVDVQICFSYVAVPSSYSPAVALHYMLDGDTDRRLRGQLPRVTFLRRGPDDLKHQSSGTVWLKQQHDRVCGDTVLQLQENVKDKLRAIVVTLSYGLQPPRLRRQAPGQGLPTVAPILNAHQPSTQRTEIHFLKQGCGDDKICQSNLQLVQARFCSRISDTEFQPLPMDADGTTALFALSGQPFIGLELTVTNLPSDPARPQADGDDAHEAQLLVTLPASLRYSGVRTLDSAEKPLCLSNENASHVECELGNPLKRGAQVTFYLIFSTSGITIETTELEVELLLATISEQELRPVSIRAHVFIELPLSVSGAASPQQLFFSGEVKGESAMRSERDVGSKVKYEVTVSNQGQSLNTLGSAFLNIMWPHEIANGKWLLYPMRVELEGGQGPGKKGICSPRPNILHLDVDSRDRRRRELGQPEPQEPPEKLEPSTSWWPVSSAEKKRNITLDCAQGTAKCVVFSCPLHSFDRAAVLHVWGRLWNSTFLEEYMAVKSVEVIVRANVTVKSSIKNLLLRDASTLIPVMVYLDPMAVVAEGVPWWVILLAVLAGLLVLALLVLLLWKLGFFKRAKHPEAVVPQYHAVKIPREDRQQFKEEKTGTIQRSNWGTSQWEGSDAHPILAADWHPELGPDGQPMPLSA; this is encoded by the exons ATGGCCAAGATTCTGAGCTGCGATTCCCTCCGGCCCCCTGGGATTTTCTACCTTATTAGTTCCTTGTTTGCTGGACTACTCTTACCACGGGCTGTCGCCTTCAATCTGGATGTGATGGGCGCCCTACGGAAGGAGGGGCAAGCTGGCAGTCTCTTCGGCTTCTCGGTGGCCCTGCACAGACAATTACAGCCCCGACCCCAGAGCTG GCTGCTGGTGGGTGCTCCCCAGGCCCTGGCTCTCCCTGGGCAGCAGGCAAATCGCACCGGAGGCCTCTTTGCTTGTCCCCTGAGCCTAGAGGAGACAGACTGCTACAGAGTGGACATCGAcagagaag CTAATGTGCAGAAGGAAAGCAAGGAGAACCAGTGGTTGGGAGTCAGTGTCCGGAGCCAGGGACCTGGGGGCAAGATTGTC ACTTGTGCGCACCGTTATGAGTCTCGACAGAGAGTGGATCAGATCTTGGAGACTCGGGATGTGATTGGTCGCTGCTTTGTGCTAAGTCAGGACCTGACCATCCGAGACGAGTTGGATGGTGGCGAGTGGAAGTTCTGCGAGGGGCGCCCACAGGGCCACGAACAGTTTGGGTTCTGCCAGCAGGGCACAGCTGCCACCTTCTCCCCTGACAGCCACTACCTCATTTTTGGGGCTCCAGGAACCTATAACTGGAAAG GCTTGCTTTTTGTGACCAACATTGATAGCTCAGACCCTGACCAGCTGGTGTATAAAACTTTGGACCCTGCTGACCGGCTCACAGGACCAGCCGGAGACTTGACCTTGAATAGCTATTTAG GGTTCTCCATCGACTCTGGGAAGGGTCTCATGCGTTCGGAGGAGCTGAGCTTTGTGGCGGGAGCCCCCCGTGCCAACCACAAAGGGGCGGTGGTCATTCTCCGCAAGGACAGCGCCAGCCGCCTGATACCTGAGGTGGTGCTGTCTGGGGAGCGCCTGACCTCTGGCTTTGGCTACTCACTGGCGGTGGCTGATCTCAACAATGACGG CTGGCCAGATCTGATTGTGGGCGCCCCCTACTTCTTTGAACGCCAAGAAGAGCTGGGAGGCGCCGTGTACGTGTACATGAACCAGGGTGGTCGCTGGGCAGATGTCACTCCTCTCCGGCTCTGCGGCTCCCCTGACTCCATGTTTGGGGTCAGCCTGGCCGTCTTGGGGGACCTCAACCAAGATGGCTTCCCAG ATCTTGCCGTGGGAGCGCCGTTCGACAGAGACGGGAAAGTCTTTATCTACCATGGGAGCAGCCTGGGGGTGGTCGTCAAGCCTTCACAG GTGCTGGAGGGCGAAGCCGTGGGCATCAAGAGCTTCGGCTACTCCCTGTCCGGTGGCCTGGATGTGGACGGAAATCACTACCCAGACCTGCTGGTGGGCTCCCTGGCTGACGCGGCTGCGCTGTTCAG GGCCAGGCCGGTTCTCCATGTCTCCCAAGAGCTCTCCATTACGCCGAGAGCCATCGACCTAGAGCAGCCCAACTGCGCGGGTGGACGCTTGGTCTG CGTGGATGTGCAGATCTGCTTCAGCTATGTTGCGGTGCCCAGCAGCTACAGCCCTGCCGTGG CCCTGCACTACATGTTAGACGGGGACACAGACCGGAGGCTCCGGGGCCAGCTCCCACGCGTGACTTTCCTGAGACGAGGCCCGGACGACCTCAAGCACCAGTCCTCAGGCACTGTGTGGCTGAAGCAGCAGCATGACCGCGTCTGCGGAGACACCGTGCTGCAGCTGCAG GAGAATGTCAAAGACAAGCTGCGGGCCATTGTGGTCACCCTGTCATATGGTCTCCAGCCCCCTCGGTTACGCAGACAAGCTCCTGGCCAGGGGCTCCCCACTGTGGCTCCCATCCTGAATGCACACCAACCTAGCACCCAGAGGACCGAG ATCCACTTCCTGAAGCAAGGCTGTGGTGATGATAAGATCTGTCAGAGCAACCTACAGCTCGTGCAGGCCAGATTCTGTTCCCGGATCAGTGACACGGAGTTCCAGCCTCTGCCCAT GGATGCGGACGGAACAACGGCCCTGTTTGCACTGAGCGGGCAGCCGTTCATAGGCCTGGAGCTGACGGTCACCAACCTGCCCTCGGACCCAGCCCGGCCTCAGGCAGACGGGGATGATGCTCATGAAGCCCAGCTCTTGGTCACCCTGCCAGCCTCACTGCGCTACTCAGGAGTCCGCACCCTGGACTCTGCG GAGAAGCCACTGTGCCTGTCCAATGAGAATGCCTCTCACGTTGAGTGTGAGCTGGGGAACCCTCTGAAGAGAGGTGCTCAg GTCACTTTCTACCTCATCTTCAGCACCTCGGGGATCACTATTGAGACCACAGAGCTGGAGGTGGAGCTGTTGTTGGCCAC GATCAGTGAGCAGGAGCTGCGTCCAGTGTCTATTCGAGCGCACGTCTTCATTGAGCTGCCGCTGTCTGTTTCAGG GGCTGCCTCTCCCCAGCAACTTTTCTTCTCCGGGGAGGTGAAGGGGGAGAGCGCCATGCGGTCTGAGAGGGATGTGGGCAGCAAGGTCAAGTACGAGGTCACG GTCTCCAATCAAGGCCAGTCACTCAACACTTTGGGCTCTGCCTTCCTCAACATCATGTGGCCCCATGAGATTGCCAACGGGAAGTGGCTGCTGTACCCCATGCGGGTGGAGCTGGAGGGTGGACAGGGGCCTGGGAAGAAAGGGATCTGCTCCCCAAGACCCAACATCCTCCACCTG GATGTGGACAGTAGGGACAGGAGGCGGCGAGAGCTGGGGCAGCCAGAGCCTCAGGAGCCTCCAGAGAAGCTGGAGCCTAGCACATCCTGGTGGCCAGTGTCCTCTGCCGAGAAGAAGAGAAACATCACTTTG GACTGCGCCCAGGGCACGGCCAAGTGTGTGGTTTTCAGCTGCCCGCTCCACAGCTTTGATCGCGCGGCTGTGCTGCACGTCTGGGGCCGTCTCTGGAACAGCACCTTTTTGGAG GAGTACATGGCTGTGAAATCCGTGGAAGTGATCGTCCGAGCCAACGTCACCGTGAAGTCCTCCATCAAGAACCTGTTGCTCAGAGATGCGTCCACGCTG ATCCCAGTGATGGTCTACTTGGACCCCATGGCTGTGGTTGCAGAAGGAGTCCCATGGTGGGTCATCCTCCTGGCAGTGCTGGCGGGGCTGTTGGTCCTGGCCCTGCTGGTCCTGCTGCTCTGGAAG CTGGGATTCTTCAAGCGGGCGAAGCACCCCGAGGCCGTCGTGCCCCAGTACCATGCCGTGAAGATCCCTCGGGAAGACCGGCAGCAGTtcaaggaggagaagacaggcaCCATTCAGAGGAGCAACTGGGGCACCTCTCAGTGGGAGGGCTCTGATGCACACCCCATCTTGGCTGCCGACTGGCACCCTGAGCTGGGTCCTGATGGACAGCCTATGCCACTCTCTGCCTAA
- the Itga7 gene encoding integrin alpha-7 isoform X4 produces the protein MAKILSCDSLRPPGIFYLISSLFAGLLLPRAVAFNLDVMGALRKEGQAGSLFGFSVALHRQLQPRPQSWLLVGAPQALALPGQQANRTGGLFACPLSLEETDCYRVDIDREAANVQKESKENQWLGVSVRSQGPGGKIVTCAHRYESRQRVDQILETRDVIGRCFVLSQDLTIRDELDGGEWKFCEGRPQGHEQFGFCQQGTAATFSPDSHYLIFGAPGTYNWKGLLFVTNIDSSDPDQLVYKTLDPADRLTGPAGDLTLNSYLGFSIDSGKGLMRSEELSFVAGAPRANHKGAVVILRKDSASRLIPEVVLSGERLTSGFGYSLAVADLNNDGWPDLIVGAPYFFERQEELGGAVYVYMNQGGRWADVTPLRLCGSPDSMFGVSLAVLGDLNQDGFPDLAVGAPFDRDGKVFIYHGSSLGVVVKPSQVLEGEAVGIKSFGYSLSGGLDVDGNHYPDLLVGSLADAAALFRARPVLHVSQELSITPRAIDLEQPNCAGGRLVCVDVQICFSYVAVPSSYSPAVALHYMLDGDTDRRLRGQLPRVTFLRRGPDDLKHQSSGTVWLKQQHDRVCGDTVLQLQENVKDKLRAIVVTLSYGLQPPRLRRQAPGQGLPTVAPILNAHQPSTQRTEIHFLKQGCGDDKICQSNLQLVQARFCSRISDTEFQPLPMDADGTTALFALSGQPFIGLELTVTNLPSDPARPQADGDDAHEAQLLVTLPASLRYSGVRTLDSAEKPLCLSNENASHVECELGNPLKRGAQVTFYLIFSTSGITIETTELEVELLLATISEQELRPVSIRAHVFIELPLSVSGAASPQQLFFSGEVKGESAMRSERDVGSKVKYEVTVSNQGQSLNTLGSAFLNIMWPHEIANGKWLLYPMRVELEGGQGPGKKGICSPRPNILHLDVDSRDRRRRELGQPEPQEPPEKLEPSTSWWPVSSAEKKRNITLDCAQGTAKCVVFSCPLHSFDRAAVLHVWGRLWNSTFLEEYMAVKSVEVIVRANVTVKSSIKNLLLRDASTLIPVMVYLDPMAVVAEGVPWWVILLAVLAGLLVLALLVLLLWKLGFFKRAKHPEAVVPQYHAVKIPREDRQQFKEEKTGTIQRSNWGTSQWEGSDAHPILAADWHPELGPDGQPMPLSA, from the exons ATGGCCAAGATTCTGAGCTGCGATTCCCTCCGGCCCCCTGGGATTTTCTACCTTATTAGTTCCTTGTTTGCTGGACTACTCTTACCACGGGCTGTCGCCTTCAATCTGGATGTGATGGGCGCCCTACGGAAGGAGGGGCAAGCTGGCAGTCTCTTCGGCTTCTCGGTGGCCCTGCACAGACAATTACAGCCCCGACCCCAGAGCTG GCTGCTGGTGGGTGCTCCCCAGGCCCTGGCTCTCCCTGGGCAGCAGGCAAATCGCACCGGAGGCCTCTTTGCTTGTCCCCTGAGCCTAGAGGAGACAGACTGCTACAGAGTGGACATCGAcagagaag CAGCTAATGTGCAGAAGGAAAGCAAGGAGAACCAGTGGTTGGGAGTCAGTGTCCGGAGCCAGGGACCTGGGGGCAAGATTGTC ACTTGTGCGCACCGTTATGAGTCTCGACAGAGAGTGGATCAGATCTTGGAGACTCGGGATGTGATTGGTCGCTGCTTTGTGCTAAGTCAGGACCTGACCATCCGAGACGAGTTGGATGGTGGCGAGTGGAAGTTCTGCGAGGGGCGCCCACAGGGCCACGAACAGTTTGGGTTCTGCCAGCAGGGCACAGCTGCCACCTTCTCCCCTGACAGCCACTACCTCATTTTTGGGGCTCCAGGAACCTATAACTGGAAAG GCTTGCTTTTTGTGACCAACATTGATAGCTCAGACCCTGACCAGCTGGTGTATAAAACTTTGGACCCTGCTGACCGGCTCACAGGACCAGCCGGAGACTTGACCTTGAATAGCTATTTAG GGTTCTCCATCGACTCTGGGAAGGGTCTCATGCGTTCGGAGGAGCTGAGCTTTGTGGCGGGAGCCCCCCGTGCCAACCACAAAGGGGCGGTGGTCATTCTCCGCAAGGACAGCGCCAGCCGCCTGATACCTGAGGTGGTGCTGTCTGGGGAGCGCCTGACCTCTGGCTTTGGCTACTCACTGGCGGTGGCTGATCTCAACAATGACGG CTGGCCAGATCTGATTGTGGGCGCCCCCTACTTCTTTGAACGCCAAGAAGAGCTGGGAGGCGCCGTGTACGTGTACATGAACCAGGGTGGTCGCTGGGCAGATGTCACTCCTCTCCGGCTCTGCGGCTCCCCTGACTCCATGTTTGGGGTCAGCCTGGCCGTCTTGGGGGACCTCAACCAAGATGGCTTCCCAG ATCTTGCCGTGGGAGCGCCGTTCGACAGAGACGGGAAAGTCTTTATCTACCATGGGAGCAGCCTGGGGGTGGTCGTCAAGCCTTCACAG GTGCTGGAGGGCGAAGCCGTGGGCATCAAGAGCTTCGGCTACTCCCTGTCCGGTGGCCTGGATGTGGACGGAAATCACTACCCAGACCTGCTGGTGGGCTCCCTGGCTGACGCGGCTGCGCTGTTCAG GGCCAGGCCGGTTCTCCATGTCTCCCAAGAGCTCTCCATTACGCCGAGAGCCATCGACCTAGAGCAGCCCAACTGCGCGGGTGGACGCTTGGTCTG CGTGGATGTGCAGATCTGCTTCAGCTATGTTGCGGTGCCCAGCAGCTACAGCCCTGCCGTGG CCCTGCACTACATGTTAGACGGGGACACAGACCGGAGGCTCCGGGGCCAGCTCCCACGCGTGACTTTCCTGAGACGAGGCCCGGACGACCTCAAGCACCAGTCCTCAGGCACTGTGTGGCTGAAGCAGCAGCATGACCGCGTCTGCGGAGACACCGTGCTGCAGCTGCAG GAGAATGTCAAAGACAAGCTGCGGGCCATTGTGGTCACCCTGTCATATGGTCTCCAGCCCCCTCGGTTACGCAGACAAGCTCCTGGCCAGGGGCTCCCCACTGTGGCTCCCATCCTGAATGCACACCAACCTAGCACCCAGAGGACCGAG ATCCACTTCCTGAAGCAAGGCTGTGGTGATGATAAGATCTGTCAGAGCAACCTACAGCTCGTGCAGGCCAGATTCTGTTCCCGGATCAGTGACACGGAGTTCCAGCCTCTGCCCAT GGATGCGGACGGAACAACGGCCCTGTTTGCACTGAGCGGGCAGCCGTTCATAGGCCTGGAGCTGACGGTCACCAACCTGCCCTCGGACCCAGCCCGGCCTCAGGCAGACGGGGATGATGCTCATGAAGCCCAGCTCTTGGTCACCCTGCCAGCCTCACTGCGCTACTCAGGAGTCCGCACCCTGGACTCTGCG GAGAAGCCACTGTGCCTGTCCAATGAGAATGCCTCTCACGTTGAGTGTGAGCTGGGGAACCCTCTGAAGAGAGGTGCTCAg GTCACTTTCTACCTCATCTTCAGCACCTCGGGGATCACTATTGAGACCACAGAGCTGGAGGTGGAGCTGTTGTTGGCCAC GATCAGTGAGCAGGAGCTGCGTCCAGTGTCTATTCGAGCGCACGTCTTCATTGAGCTGCCGCTGTCTGTTTCAGG GGCTGCCTCTCCCCAGCAACTTTTCTTCTCCGGGGAGGTGAAGGGGGAGAGCGCCATGCGGTCTGAGAGGGATGTGGGCAGCAAGGTCAAGTACGAGGTCACG GTCTCCAATCAAGGCCAGTCACTCAACACTTTGGGCTCTGCCTTCCTCAACATCATGTGGCCCCATGAGATTGCCAACGGGAAGTGGCTGCTGTACCCCATGCGGGTGGAGCTGGAGGGTGGACAGGGGCCTGGGAAGAAAGGGATCTGCTCCCCAAGACCCAACATCCTCCACCTG GATGTGGACAGTAGGGACAGGAGGCGGCGAGAGCTGGGGCAGCCAGAGCCTCAGGAGCCTCCAGAGAAGCTGGAGCCTAGCACATCCTGGTGGCCAGTGTCCTCTGCCGAGAAGAAGAGAAACATCACTTTG GACTGCGCCCAGGGCACGGCCAAGTGTGTGGTTTTCAGCTGCCCGCTCCACAGCTTTGATCGCGCGGCTGTGCTGCACGTCTGGGGCCGTCTCTGGAACAGCACCTTTTTGGAG GAGTACATGGCTGTGAAATCCGTGGAAGTGATCGTCCGAGCCAACGTCACCGTGAAGTCCTCCATCAAGAACCTGTTGCTCAGAGATGCGTCCACGCTG ATCCCAGTGATGGTCTACTTGGACCCCATGGCTGTGGTTGCAGAAGGAGTCCCATGGTGGGTCATCCTCCTGGCAGTGCTGGCGGGGCTGTTGGTCCTGGCCCTGCTGGTCCTGCTGCTCTGGAAG CTGGGATTCTTCAAGCGGGCGAAGCACCCCGAGGCCGTCGTGCCCCAGTACCATGCCGTGAAGATCCCTCGGGAAGACCGGCAGCAGTtcaaggaggagaagacaggcaCCATTCAGAGGAGCAACTGGGGCACCTCTCAGTGGGAGGGCTCTGATGCACACCCCATCTTGGCTGCCGACTGGCACCCTGAGCTGGGTCCTGATGGACAGCCTATGCCACTCTCTGCCTAA